The following are encoded together in the Oncorhynchus clarkii lewisi isolate Uvic-CL-2024 chromosome 25, UVic_Ocla_1.0, whole genome shotgun sequence genome:
- the LOC139384126 gene encoding zinc finger protein 664 has product MSSRHSPTMRPDNNNNNNSVLDGDGVEDGSGPISRPRQPQCRSLSSGRARHSHRRSSRTDKQPHTCLLCSKTFISSSHLALHLRSHSGERKYKCGVCGKLFLQSAHLMRHKTTHTGDRPFKCPDCGKGFGRASHLKTHRRLHTGEKPFQCSVCDKAFTQKAGLIMHHRLHTGERPYRCDHCGKAFRSSTHLLAHQALESAKQSFTCDRCDQSFRSASSLRQHVKTHSSTMEDLCCGVCCRSFVRSSYLQLYMRLHRGQRPYHCRVCNKTFAKMTTFQRHCDKHLRRNGDMDQGQEEEEEEDVKPTLPPPSNPPSPALLPPPVPPSTLPLLSEVNTRSKTRAKIRIE; this is encoded by the coding sequence ATGTCAAGTAGACACTCACCAACCATGAGGCctgacaataacaacaacaacaacagtgtgcTGGATGGAGACGGAGTGGAGGACGGGTCTGGACCAATCAGCAGGCCCCGTCAGCCCCagtgtcgctctctctcctccggCCGGGCGCGTCACAGCCACCGCCGCAGCAGCAGAACAGACAAGCAGCCTCACACCTGTCTTCTCTGTTCCAAAAcgttcatctcctcctctcacctggcCCTACACCTGCGCTCCCACAGCGGGGAGAGGAAGTATAAGTGTGGCGTGTGTGGGAAGCTCTTCCTGCAGTCAGCCCACCTGATGCGCCATAAGACCACCCACACAGGGGACAGGCCCTTTAAGTGTCCAGACTGTGGAAAGGGCTTCGGTCGCGCTTCACACCTGAAGACACACCGACGcctccacacaggggagaagccattcCAGTGCTCTGTCTGTGACAAAGCTTTCACCCAGAAGGCTGGGCTGATCATGCACCACCGCCTGCACACTGGAGAGAGGCCCTACAGGTGTGATCACTGTGGTAAAGCCTTCCGCTCCTCCACACACCTGCTGGCCCATCAGGCCCTGGAGTCAGCCAAACAGAGCTTCACCTGTGACAGGTGTGATCAGAGTTTCAGGTCAGCCTCGTCCCTCAGACAGCATGTTAAGACACACAGCAGCACCATGGAGGACCTCTGCTGTGGGGTCTGCTGCCGGTCCTTCGTCCGCTCCTCCTACCTGCAGCTGTACATGAGGCTCCACAGAGGACAGAGGCCCTACCACTGCAGGGTCTGCAACAAGACTTTTGCTAAGATGACCACCTTCCAGAGACACTGTGACAAACACCTGAGGAGGAACGGGGACATGGACCAGgggcaggaggaggaagaggaggaggatgtcaaACCTACATTGCCCCCACCCTCCAACCCTCCTTCTCCTGCCCTTCtacctcctcctgttcctccatCCACCCTTCCTCTCTTGTCTGAGGTCAATACACGCTCTAAAACTAGAGCCAAAATTAGGATAGAATGA